From Lolium perenne isolate Kyuss_39 chromosome 5, Kyuss_2.0, whole genome shotgun sequence, a single genomic window includes:
- the LOC127298372 gene encoding uncharacterized protein: MLARGDRVLQCRVRHGRRRCGSSFEEPGLRRPGRPPKRPPPPATHELGREGRPHPPVLEIWRMEGCSGGGIDLGRHSNLQSSVIAENRSMGASGKWIKTLVGLKPATAAEKHGKGRKWSRLWRSSSGGQGQRGAASAAASEVSETSSSAATDALSSVVAAVVRAMPRDFRVIRHEWAALRIQTAFRGFLARRALRALRGIVRPRRAKARARDRRTRLSADGRDFSQGGDALDERATHADPVKDAEASATTSMAKLDTR; this comes from the exons ATGCTTGCTCGCGGCGACAGGGTGCTCCAGTGCCGAGTACGACACGGCCGGCGGCGGTGCGGCAGCAGCTTCGAGGAGCCGGGGTTGCGGCGGCCAGGACGCCCGCCCAAGCGACCCCCGCCGCCGGCCACACATGAGCTTGGTCGAGAAGGGCGTCCACACCCGCCGGTGCTCGAGATCTGGCGGATGGAGGGCTGCAGCGGCGGCGGGATCGATCTTGGTCGTCACTCCAACCTGCAGAGCTCCGTGATCGCGGAGAACCGATCCATGGGGGCGTCGGGGAAGTGGATCAAGACGCTGGTGGGGCTCAAGCCGGCGACCGCAGCGGAGAAGCACGGCAAGGGGCGCAAGTGGAGCCGGCTGTGGCGGAGCTCCTCCGGCGGGCAGGGCCAGCGGGGCGCCGCGTCGGCGGCGGCCTCCGAGGTCTCCGAGACCtcgtcctccgccgccaccgaCGCGCTCAGCTCCGTCGTCGCGGCCGTCGTGCGCGCCATGCCCAGGGACTTCCGCGTCATCCGCCACGAGTGGGCCGCGCTCCGCATCCAGACCGCCTTCCGAGGATTCCTG GCCAGGCGGGCGCTGAGGGCGCTGCGCGGGATAGTGCGGCCGCGTCGTGCGAAA GCGCGGGCCAGGGACAGGCGCACGCGCCTCTCCGCGGACGGCCGAGACTTCTCACAGGGCGGCGACGCGCTCGACGAACGCGCCACACACGCGGATCCAGTCAAGGACGCAGAG GCTTCGGCAACGACGAGCATGGCCAAGCTAGACACCAGGTGA